Genomic window (Festucalex cinctus isolate MCC-2025b chromosome 7, RoL_Fcin_1.0, whole genome shotgun sequence):
GACAATGACTTAAGTACAGTAAAAGCAGTTCAATTGACGAAAGTTCCTGCGCTTTGTGTGGGTCAGGCTCCGGAGAGAAAGGTCGCTCAGCAgtgaatgacgaggacgctggCGGGATTGGACGCCGTTTCTCGTTTGCACTCCAACAGGTCAGTTGGCCTCACAAGAAGAGAAATGATTATTTACTGCAAATCCTTTGAAATTCTCTTTGTGTGCGAAGGCAGAGCTGATCCTCGAGTCTGGAACAGGATCAAGAAGGCTTCGTGAAAATATTTGGGAAGAAATAAATCATTCAAACTCAAATGACTAACGAGTTTTTTTGCTGTGTTCAATAAAGTTTTTCAGTATTTGGTACTCGACAGAATTTCCGTGCCCcacttaaaaatgtaattaaatgtattaaaatgaaaatttgtcTATGTAAAacgacaatatataaaaaagataAATCATTCTTCGCGGGGGAAACGGTAGCTAcacaaaattgaaaacaaaaaacattttaattcttttttgaaAACGCTgataaacatttaataagttcTCCACAAATACTGGGAGGTATGCTGTAATTATCATTATAATAACGTAACTTAACTTGTACCTGCTGTGATGATCCCGATGTTGGATCCCTCCAAGGTGTCCCGTCGGCAGCATTCGCCAGATGGACTGTGGTTCTTCCACGTCCACACTACTGGAAACGTTTCTTGCTGCGTTAATTGATTTGGTGTAGCATCTGCTTATTGACTTCTGTTTCCTTGAGAGGAGAAAGGTGGGGGGGCTCAATCACGTTCGTGAAATCACAATTAAGTCCGTCGTCGCTTTtatgtatatttgtttttatttacaaacgTTACTGATCTTCCAAGTGTTACACAAAATGTTCCAAAATATGTTGTTTCTtttcaaaaacaaccaaaacaacGTGCCGAACTCaggctaaaaaaaactagctagGCAGGAGAGTGGTGcaaatttttcttcttctcgtgTAGAAGTTTATTTGGCGGTCGGCAAACTAACATTTGGCGTTTTACCGCCACCTACCGTACCGGGGTGTGGAGCCGTAGTGAGGtagcaaatatttaaataaataaatacaaatcatcATTTGTTGGAGATTCCGGGTCCAGAGAAaacaaaccctgaaacagtttgacttaAGCCACACTATTCAACAGGTGGGCCCGTTTAACTGCTAGCTAAGTAGAAGCACCCGAAGGTCGGGTTGTTAATTTtaggacctggattccccaaccctgcaAATCATATCCTAGTCACTGAGAttgtttccttaaaaaaaaaaaaaataactgatttAGAATTTTGTTTGTTGCATCAGTTCCAAGAAGATTCTGATCAATGCTGAATCCCCAAGTTCATTCtctttaatacaaaaataatcgataataataataactttgtATTACCATTAGCACATGCCAAAGAGTCTCTAGTTGGCCACTATACATCATATCTGCCAGGAGGAGGTGTTCCTCTTTTAtagaaataaagatgacttgatatGACTTATCAAATGTGGAATCTAAGCGCAGTATGACCAATGTGAAGATGAGTAAATTCAACTCACCTGCAAATTGAAGAACACTTACTAATCAATTAAGGTGTGTGAGTTGATGGTCAACttagtgactttaaaaaaatggcaaaaaaataacaaaaggcaaatgtgttttaaaagtgaATAATTGCAAGCTTTGGATGATAACTTTAGcttgcaaatatataaatttaaaaaaaaagataaaagtcATGAAGAAAATGAACTTTAGAGGAGAGGAAGCGATGGGAAAACAATTTACTTTCGACTTTTGGTTTTGTCATTCAGTACATTGTTACTGGTGGGAAAAAATGGATTTGGATCAAATAGTTTGAGAGCCTCCAGTAGTCTCCTTGGTATGGCCTTGTGCaatttgttcattaaaaaaCGCATCCCTCAACCTAATTTCAAGGTTCAGTGGACTTGAATGTGAGCTAAGaggtaagtgatttttttttttttttttttttttgcaaagcctCTGATGAATtttgccttctttttttcctgcagTACTCAACCGATTTGAAGAGGACGAATGGAAAATGGACTTTTGAATTTCTAATTGGACTCTGGAGAGCCTGCACAACCATcaattgtgaaattaaacaaccaagtaaatattttgtcagCTGGCCAACTCTAACATTTGTGAGCTGTTCTGAATTTTTCTGAATTGTGATGTAATAATAcagctaatttacataataacAAGTTTCTCTGCCCGTGACTTGGCAGCAAGGCTAGACGAGGATCCGCCACTTTCAAGCCTTCTGGATGTTAAGGAGAATTAGTGGCACGATTTAAACTGCATCATTTAGTAGCATCTGAAAACAGtaatataataatgtaaataaaatatacaccAGCAAACTTTGAAATAGTTGTtgtaaaaaagaataaaatatatatattttttgtcatgttgtcaAACTCCAACAAGCCCTGTATTGTGTAATGTTTGTGTCCAACATGTTAAGATGAATTATTTCAGATGGCTTTTAATATGTTGAAAACACGAGACGGAAAATATCACCTTTGAATAAGATGAAGAAAGTGCACCCATTCCCCGTTCATGCGCTCATCGCTGCGTGTCAAGGTAATGAAACGGAATTATTCATGGGCGGAATATGCCAAGCGCTCTCCTCACAAGGAGCCGATAAATGAACGTCAAAGAACCGCAAAGGTTTGCGACCAATCAAGAGAAGCACATCTCAGAGGGTATGTTTGaagaatgcttttattttgtcacgtCGTCCGGCACTAAAGATGGAACGCAAAGCACTTGACTGATGATCACGGATCACTTAGTAGCTGGCCATGGTGGTCTCCAGCCAGTCGTTGAAGATGCAGACCTGAGACGGAGAACAGATCGCCATCAATCGGTGCCACTGACTTCGAGACTCTTACGGACAAGTATTGCTGGCGCAAGTTTGGAGATTACCTTGGCGTAGACACCGGGGTGGTTCTTCTCGGCACATCCGTATCCCCAAGACACGACGCCCTGAAGCTCACCGTTGCACACCACGGGGCCACCGGAGTCACCCTGATGGCACAAAGTTTCATGATTAACACCAGAATTTTGatacagtgtgtgtgtttccatTGACAAAAGTTCGAAactacggaaaaaaaaaaacattctgtatCGTACAAATCTTTGAGTAACGTTATGGTTACAGTTGTCTGCTTCACTAAGGCAATCAGTGTAAACGACTAAACGACACAGTTGAATGCCGAGCTGGTGTTACAGGACAGATTAACCCTCCCGACACTTTAGATGTCCTAGGACAGATTAACTCCTGGTTTAAAGTGTCCTCGGACAGATTAACTCCCGAGGGTTAAAGTGTCCTAGGACAGATTAACTCCCGGGTTAAAGCGTCCTACGATAGATTAACTCCCAAGGGTTAAAGTGTCCTAGGACAAATTTAACTCCCAAGGGTTAAAGTGTCATAGGACAGATTAACTCCTGAGGGTTAAAGTGTCCTAGGACAGATTAACTCCCGAGGGTTAAAGTATCCTAGGACAGATTAATCCCCGGGGGTTGAAGGGTCCTCGGACAGATTAACTCCCAAGGGTTAAAGTGTTTTAGGACAGATTAACTCCCAAATTAAAGTGTCCTAGGACAGATTAACTCCCAAATTAAAATTTCCTAGGACAGATTAACTCCCGAGGGTTAAATTGTCCTTGGACAAATTTAATTCCCGGAGGTTAAAGGATTTTAGGACAGATTATACCCATCTAGGATAGATTATAACCCCTTCAATATTCATCAATTAATtatctgcaatttttttttttcaaaaataatcttTCTTCTACAACCCTCTAGATGTTGTAcagatgtgtatatataatacAAAGTCTATAAACAAAATTATgggttggggagggggggggggtctgatcTAGAGGCGTTAAATCTATTTTAGGATCCTTTAACCCCTGGGGATTAATCTCTCCTAGGATGCTTTAACCCTCGGGGTTCTGGAGGGTTAACAGTCCTGTTCCGCACCTTCAAGTGGCAAAGCAAAAGTGGAATTGCGGCTAAAAGCACTTGACACTGAAAATGGATTTGATATACCTGGCAAGAGTCCTTGCCTCCCTCCAGGTATCCGGCGCAGAACATGGACTGGGTGATCATGCCGGGGTAGGAGTTCTTGCAGTCCCTTTCGGACAGGATGGGGATGTCCAAGCACTGCAGCTTGTTCTTGTCGGCGGCTACGGAAAACCGAAAAACGGAACATTCGGAGGAAACTCAAACTGACGCCGGAACCGGCAAACGAACGCCGACGTTGCGACTTACTGGAGCTCATGGTGTTGCCCCATCCGGAGACTTTGCACATGGTGCCGGCGGGGGCGCAGCTGCTGGGCAGGGCCACGGGCTTCACGTACTGGTTGAGGGTGGCGGGTTTGCTCAGCTTGATCAGCATGATGTCATTGTCGATGTTGTACGAGCTGTAGCGGGGGTGGCGGATGACGCGGGACGAGCTGATGAACTGCTCGGTTCCCTCGGTGATCCTGATGTTGTGCTCGCCCATACGCACCTCCACGCGGCTGCACGACATTTCAGGGTTGTGAAAAGTCGGCTGGCGCGCAGGATTGAGGCACGTTCAGAAATGCGGGGGGGTGTTACGTACGACTTGTAGCAGTGAGCGGCGGACACCACCCAGTTCTCGTTGACGAGGGAGCCTCCGCAGAAGTGGTAGCCCGAGTTGAGAGACACCTGATGGGGCTGCGAGTACTTCTGGCACTCATAGCCTCCGACGATCTTGTCGTCTTCCGTGGCAACTGCAATTACATGTTGGGAAGGACGGATTCATGGACGCAACATCTTGAAAACATCAACAGGATCTAATCAGCGATCAAGGAATCGAACGGTCGCTTCAGTCTCTTCAACTCTTTCCTTGTTGACAAATACGAGCATTGATATATTGACAACTTTCGTTCACTCTCAGTCGTCAAATGAGCTGCGATATTTACGGAAAATCTGTTCGGTGAAAGCTGTTCTGGAGCAACCAAGTTCTACTCCTGTTTTAGGCGGCAAATGAGGCTAAAATTCATTTACTCAAGCCTTCTCTTAGCTCCTGCCAACATTACTCCATTACCTGGTACCTCGGTGCCAACATGAGATCAATCgcgagtgccaaaattaatttaaaacagaCGAATGGTTTTCTCATGTCCGTGATTCTGAAGGCGTGTGGCACTCACAGGCAGCTCCGATGAGCAGAACGAAGACAAGACACCTCATGGTTGCAGCGTGATCTTGTTGATGAGGGGTCCTTACCTGAAGGCTCGCTTTTTAACCGCTGCCGGTACCGCTGCCCTCCTCCACGCTCCGTCCTGATTGGTCAGCAGAGAGCCAATCACCGCTGGAGGATGTTGGGGTGTTttgtatcactttttttgtCCAGGCATCACCATCTTGCTTGAGTGTTAAGATTTTAGTTtaatctgtttttttccccccctaaaattagccataaaagaaaaagtactctGACCAAAGTACAACTAACTTCCAATTCATGTTACATTTTCACCTTTATTCTCTTAAATTCAGATTTAGTGGCTTTGCTTGAGTGCTTGTGGTGACATAAGAACTTGTTGATAAGATATCTCAACACGTGGACGTTTCCCAGCATCTTCTACCTCAAGTGCACTTGACAATCTTGAAAAACAAACAGAGAACAAGGTCTTTCTTAAATAACTTTAGTAACACGACTCAGCGGAACACATTTGGGCAAAATCTACTTGAACTCATAAAGAAAAATACACCATTGAGATGTTGGGGCCTGGCTTTACAATTTGTACAAATCAGTAGTGTGTCACATTTAAGTATGAAATGTGGTGCTAGCTACATTGTGGGTATCACTGCCCAATTTCTCAAGATTTGAAGTTAGCTGTCACGGCATCCTAGCAACAAATGGAAAAGGAGTTTACAAACATGGATGTTGGAGCTGTgaactagcttagcgctagctagcaggAGGCTAATAGCAATTgtagatggatttaaaatgggaccaaagtgagagagaagagaaaataaa
Coding sequences:
- the LOC144022896 gene encoding trypsin-2 isoform X3, coding for MGEHNIRITEGTEQFISSSRVIRHPRYSSYNIDNDIMLIKLSKPATLNQYVKPVALPSSCAPAGTMCKVSGWGNTMSSTADKNKLQCLDIPILSERDCKNSYPGMITQSMFCAGYLEGGKDSCQGDSGGPVVCNGELQGVVSWGYGCAEKNHPGVYAKVCIFNDWLETTMASY
- the LOC144022896 gene encoding trypsin-2 isoform X2, which produces MRCLVFVLLIGAAFATEDDKIVGGYECQKYSQPHQVSLNSGYHFCGGSLVNENWVVSAAHCYKSRVEVRMGEHNIRITEGTEQFISSSRVIRHPRYSSYNIDNDIMLIKLSKPATLNQYVKPVALPSSCAPAGTMCKVSGWGNTMSSTADKNKLQCLDIPILSERDCKNSYPGMITQSMFCAGYLEGGKDSCQGDSGGPVVCNGELQGVVSWGYGCAEKNHPGVYAKVCIFNDWLETTMASY
- the LOC144022896 gene encoding trypsin-2 isoform X1, with protein sequence MYYKLHSRIPVIFGNSVATEDDKIVGGYECQKYSQPHQVSLNSGYHFCGGSLVNENWVVSAAHCYKSRVEVRMGEHNIRITEGTEQFISSSRVIRHPRYSSYNIDNDIMLIKLSKPATLNQYVKPVALPSSCAPAGTMCKVSGWGNTMSSTADKNKLQCLDIPILSERDCKNSYPGMITQSMFCAGYLEGGKDSCQGDSGGPVVCNGELQGVVSWGYGCAEKNHPGVYAKVCIFNDWLETTMASY